In Chitinophaga nivalis, a single genomic region encodes these proteins:
- a CDS encoding ABC transporter substrate-binding protein has protein sequence MKCSYWQTVIFRIGLIGIIALGAGACGNTHSGQQQVFRYNQTVGLASLDPAFAKSQEVIWAVKHIYNTLVEPDSQLQIRPSLARSWQVSADHRTYTFDLRTDVYFQDHAAFPGGKGRRMTAQDVVYSLRRIMDPATASPGAWIFNGKLSADTGFRAINDSTFAITLYRPFHPILGILSMQYCSVVPQEVVEKYGKDFRNHPCGTGPFRFFFWEEGQALVLHRHPQYFEKDSTGRRLPYLDAVQISFLDSKAAEFLLFRQGKLDFMNDIDASFKDEVLTKQGKLKKEWEGRLILDKHAYLNTEYLGILTDSNNKIVQASPLRFKKVRQAINYGIDRTKMMTYLRNGIGMAAHAGFVPAGLPSFDATLVKGYPYAPEKARQLLREAGFPDGKGLPAIRLLSIPVYADLANYVANQLQEVGIRIQVEVLQKSALMEQTAKSQALFFRGSWIADYPDAESYLAMFYSKNPAPPNYTRYANPAFDVLYERALQENNDSIRYDLYRQMDRLLMADAPVVPLFYDESIHLVQPGITGLEGNGLNILELRRVKK, from the coding sequence ATGAAATGTAGTTATTGGCAGACAGTTATCTTCAGGATAGGCCTGATCGGAATCATAGCATTGGGAGCAGGCGCCTGTGGCAACACACATAGCGGGCAACAACAGGTATTCCGCTATAACCAGACAGTAGGTCTCGCCAGTCTGGACCCGGCTTTTGCCAAAAGTCAGGAAGTAATATGGGCGGTAAAACATATATACAATACCCTGGTGGAGCCGGACAGTCAGCTACAGATCAGGCCTTCGCTGGCGCGTAGCTGGCAGGTATCTGCCGATCACCGTACCTATACTTTTGATCTCAGAACGGATGTATATTTTCAGGACCATGCTGCTTTTCCCGGTGGCAAAGGTCGCCGTATGACGGCACAGGATGTGGTATATAGTCTGCGCCGCATCATGGACCCGGCCACGGCTTCGCCGGGCGCCTGGATCTTCAACGGAAAACTGAGCGCCGATACGGGTTTTCGTGCCATCAATGATTCTACTTTTGCCATTACATTGTATCGGCCGTTTCATCCTATTCTGGGCATCCTCAGTATGCAGTATTGCTCCGTCGTACCACAGGAAGTGGTAGAGAAATATGGTAAGGATTTCCGGAACCATCCCTGTGGCACGGGCCCTTTTCGTTTTTTCTTCTGGGAAGAAGGCCAGGCGCTGGTATTACACCGGCATCCCCAATACTTTGAAAAAGACAGCACCGGCCGGCGGCTACCTTACCTGGATGCAGTACAGATCAGCTTTCTGGACAGCAAAGCGGCGGAGTTCCTGCTGTTCCGCCAGGGAAAACTGGACTTCATGAACGATATCGACGCTTCCTTTAAAGATGAAGTACTGACCAAACAGGGGAAGCTGAAAAAAGAATGGGAGGGTAGGCTCATACTGGATAAACATGCTTATCTCAATACAGAATACCTGGGTATCCTGACAGACAGCAACAATAAAATAGTACAGGCGTCACCGTTAAGGTTCAAAAAAGTACGACAGGCCATTAACTACGGGATAGACCGTACGAAAATGATGACATACCTCCGTAATGGGATTGGTATGGCTGCGCATGCGGGCTTTGTACCGGCCGGATTGCCTTCCTTTGATGCCACCTTGGTGAAAGGGTACCCCTATGCGCCGGAGAAAGCGCGGCAGCTGTTGCGGGAGGCAGGGTTCCCGGATGGAAAGGGCTTACCGGCCATCCGGCTGTTATCTATTCCGGTGTATGCCGACCTGGCCAATTATGTGGCCAACCAGTTACAGGAGGTGGGTATCCGGATACAGGTAGAGGTGTTGCAGAAAAGCGCGTTGATGGAGCAGACAGCCAAATCACAGGCGCTTTTCTTCCGCGGCAGCTGGATCGCAGACTATCCGGATGCAGAGAGCTATCTGGCCATGTTTTACAGTAAAAATCCGGCTCCGCCCAATTATACCCGTTACGCCAATCCTGCTTTTGATGTATTATATGAGCGGGCGTTGCAGGAAAACAACGATAGTATCCGGTATGACCTGTACCGGCAAATGGACCGGCTGCTAATGGCAGATGCGCCGGTAGTGCCGTTGTTCTATGACGAATCCATTCATCTGGTACAGCCCGGTATTACTGGCTTGGAAGGTAATGGATTGAATATCCTGGAGTTGCGTAGGGTAAAGAAATGA
- a CDS encoding M1 family metallopeptidase encodes MRSIPMLCMALLATLTASAQQQFTKADTLRGTITPQRAWWDVIHYDLHVQVQLTDSTFHGFNTITYKVLKTDSTMQIDLQAPMMIDSVIQDKKSLPVVQEGNAWFVHLSAPQVKDKQKQVTVYYSGKPHRAKNAPWDGGVVWSKDTKGRPWIATACQGLGASVWWPNKDHQSDEPAAMTISVTVPEDLINVSNGRLKKQINNGDETITWIWYVSNPINNYDVALNIGHYTEIKDTYSGEGGKLDLAYWVLDYNEDKAREQFKVVKPMLRCFEYWFGKYPFYKDSYKLVETPFLGMEHQSAVAYGNKYQMGYNGKDLSGSGWGLKWDFLVIHESGHEWFGNSITSKDIADMWIHETFTNYSETLFTECEYGPKAASEYVMGIRKNIKNDKPIIGHYGVNEAGSGDMYYKGANMLHNIRLIMNNDEAFRNMLRGLNKTFYHQTVTTQQIERYMSEAVGMDLSKVFDQYLRHTTIPTLEYRFSGQQVQYRWVDAVKDFNMPVKVKLSDNGYKLIYPGTLWRSANVTLSDMKEFAVEKQFYIQVKQVK; translated from the coding sequence ATGCGTAGCATACCAATGCTTTGTATGGCCCTGCTGGCAACACTTACAGCCAGCGCCCAACAACAATTTACGAAAGCAGATACCCTGCGGGGTACTATCACTCCCCAACGCGCGTGGTGGGATGTGATCCACTATGACCTCCACGTACAGGTACAGCTGACAGACAGCACTTTCCACGGCTTTAATACCATTACCTACAAGGTACTGAAAACAGATTCCACGATGCAGATAGATCTGCAGGCCCCGATGATGATTGACAGTGTGATACAGGATAAAAAGTCATTGCCGGTAGTACAGGAAGGTAATGCCTGGTTTGTACATCTTTCAGCCCCACAGGTAAAAGACAAACAAAAGCAGGTGACCGTATATTATAGCGGGAAACCACACCGGGCTAAAAATGCGCCCTGGGATGGCGGCGTAGTATGGTCAAAAGATACCAAAGGCCGGCCATGGATTGCAACGGCCTGTCAGGGACTCGGCGCCAGCGTATGGTGGCCCAATAAAGATCACCAGAGTGATGAGCCGGCAGCCATGACCATCAGCGTGACCGTACCGGAAGACCTGATCAATGTTTCCAACGGCCGTCTGAAAAAACAAATCAACAACGGCGATGAAACCATAACCTGGATCTGGTATGTGAGCAATCCCATTAACAATTATGATGTAGCCCTGAATATCGGCCACTATACGGAAATAAAAGATACCTATTCCGGCGAAGGCGGTAAACTGGATCTTGCCTATTGGGTACTGGACTATAATGAAGACAAAGCCCGGGAACAATTCAAGGTGGTAAAACCTATGTTGCGTTGCTTTGAATACTGGTTCGGGAAATATCCTTTCTACAAAGACAGCTACAAACTGGTAGAAACACCTTTCCTGGGTATGGAACACCAGAGCGCCGTTGCCTATGGCAACAAATACCAGATGGGCTATAATGGTAAAGATCTTTCCGGCAGCGGATGGGGATTGAAATGGGATTTCCTGGTGATACACGAAAGCGGACATGAATGGTTTGGCAACAGCATCACCAGCAAAGACATTGCAGACATGTGGATACATGAAACCTTTACCAATTATTCCGAAACGCTTTTCACGGAATGCGAATACGGTCCGAAAGCCGCCAGCGAATATGTAATGGGGATCCGGAAAAATATTAAGAATGATAAACCGATCATTGGCCATTATGGCGTGAATGAAGCAGGCAGCGGCGATATGTATTATAAAGGCGCCAACATGCTGCACAACATCCGGCTGATCATGAACAACGACGAGGCTTTCCGTAACATGCTGCGGGGACTCAACAAAACGTTCTACCACCAGACCGTGACAACTCAGCAAATAGAACGTTATATGAGCGAAGCCGTAGGTATGGACCTGAGCAAAGTCTTTGACCAATACCTGCGTCATACGACTATTCCAACACTGGAATACCGCTTCAGTGGCCAACAGGTACAGTACCGCTGGGTAGATGCAGTGAAAGATTTTAATATGCCGGTGAAAGTCAAACTCAGCGACAATGGCTATAAATTAATATATCCGGGTACGTTATGGCGGTCAGCCAATGTAACCCTGTCAGATATGAAGGAGTTTGCGGTAGAGAAGCAATTCTACATCCAGGTAAAACAAGTAAAATAA